The Mesorhizobium sp. M1D.F.Ca.ET.043.01.1.1 genome contains a region encoding:
- a CDS encoding polyprenyl synthetase family protein, whose product MMKDDQTAFESALLAYAATVEALLRQVLDPRPLSGEIARPERLMAAMRHGVLNGGKRLRPFLVMESAALFSADNEAARRVAAALECVHCYSLIHDDLPAMDDDDLRRGQPTVHKAFDEATAILAGDALLTLAFDILADEATALPAERRAALVLALARAAGSGGMVGGQMLDLEAERKRADEAGIIRLQAMKTGALIRFACEAGAIVAGAPAADRERLAEFGSAIGLAFQLADDLLDLTADAEQMGKATKKDAAAGKATLAALHGADWAREQLHGLIDQAHALLEPYGGQADMLKAAATFVATRNS is encoded by the coding sequence ATGATGAAAGACGACCAGACGGCCTTCGAGTCCGCGCTTTTGGCGTACGCCGCGACGGTCGAGGCGCTGCTGCGGCAGGTCCTCGATCCGCGCCCGCTTTCCGGTGAGATCGCCCGGCCGGAACGCCTGATGGCGGCGATGCGCCATGGCGTGCTCAACGGCGGCAAGCGGCTCCGCCCTTTTCTGGTCATGGAAAGTGCGGCGCTGTTTTCGGCGGACAACGAGGCGGCGCGGCGGGTCGCGGCGGCGCTCGAATGCGTGCATTGCTATTCGCTGATCCATGACGATCTGCCGGCCATGGACGACGACGATCTGCGCCGCGGCCAGCCGACCGTGCACAAGGCCTTCGATGAGGCGACCGCCATCCTTGCCGGCGACGCGCTGCTGACTTTGGCCTTCGACATCCTCGCCGACGAGGCGACCGCGTTGCCGGCCGAGCGCCGGGCGGCGCTGGTGCTGGCGCTCGCCCGCGCCGCGGGCAGCGGCGGCATGGTCGGCGGCCAGATGCTGGACCTGGAGGCCGAGCGCAAGCGGGCGGACGAGGCCGGCATCATCCGCCTGCAGGCGATGAAGACCGGCGCCTTGATCCGCTTCGCCTGCGAGGCCGGCGCCATCGTCGCCGGCGCGCCCGCCGCCGATCGCGAAAGGCTGGCGGAATTCGGCTCGGCGATCGGCCTTGCCTTCCAGCTCGCCGACGACCTGCTCGACCTCACCGCGGATGCCGAGCAGATGGGCAAGGCGACGAAGAAGGATGCCGCCGCCGGCAAGGCGACGCTCGCCGCGCTGCACGGCGCCGACTGGGCGCGCGAGCAGCTCCACGGCCTGATCGACCAGGCGCATGCGCTGCTGGAGCCCTATGGCGGGCAGGCGGATATGCTCAAAGCCGCCGCGACTTTCGTGGCGACGCGCAACAGCTGA